CagtgttgccgtttccgaacgaagcagtagaggtcgctgttggattacacttttgcggaaggcttgttttcgttgtagcgAATCTAGagtagagaaaaagatttcgtacaaTGGAATAGGGGGATTTTTCATCgtaggggagcagaaaagtaggaatggctttcatgcatgaacattttttcacatcgGGGTAttttttgcccatgtaggttttgttgtagaggagtttcactgtaactgTTGAAAGCCTCCGGCGGCTGGAATATCTTACGCCGAGTTGTCGTGGATCTTTTCCATGTCAGGACAACGAAGCACTCTCAAGCGGCCGCGGTCGTCCAAAGCCCCTATGCACACGCCATCTGTCAAGTCTGACCGTATCCCATCTTTCTCTCCGTGACATGCGCGCACTCATGGCAGACAATGAGGAGCTTTAAAACCTGTCGTACACTGAGCCGAGTGAACCAGACCAAACCATTGTGCGGCCTAGCTTTCATGGGTGGCCTGTGGTCATCCACTTGTTTTACACAGCCTTGCCAATCAAAATGCACCAACCCCAAAAATACGTTTCCGATTTTTAAGCTAGCGAGACCCAGCCAACTGCCATCAAACCAAACAGATATACAGTTTATACGGTACACATATGCTGTGTGATGCAACAATACTTCGCGGCGACTACATTTATAATTGTGTGGATGAAACGAAATATGCACATGAGCAACGTACACTGTCCACCAGGTTGGGTCAGTGAGTGGATGAGGGTGAGCCAGCCTCACAAAATATCCACATACGGTATTCGCTTTTATTCTTGCCCACTTCCGGTCTTTGTAGCAAGCCGATTCTTCCTTGACTATCACACAATGTTGTTGTGGTTTAATTTGCTCGCATTGCTGGTTTTGCTCCTCGCTTGCTTGACCCAGTCTTCTGCCACTGTTTCACCTGGATAGACTCCATCCAAGAAAGTCAAACTCAAGCCACAGAGCCCTgaaaccctgcactgtgagatttATTCATCTGCCTCGTGCCAAACCAATCTTCATGCTCCAGAGAACAACAATAAAAGTTATTACCAACTTAAGTCGATGCTGTCGTGCAGCAATTGGGTCGTTAACGTACCTGCCCCAATTTCTATTGTGGTGAATGATTTGGAAGACATACGGCATACTGTATAAACACTCAATGCAACCAGTTGCTCCTCGACATGCCAATGAGCAAACAAACGAGAAATGAGAGTTACATAACTAACCACTTAGTAACATCTTGTTGTTTGTAAGTATTCATGATTAGTCTTCTAAATGGGAACACAACATACTGCAGTAGGGGGAGGCAGGGTGCactcattttgaaaaaataatcacaattttCCCTGCCACAATATTGAAATGATTTGTTCCCGGTCCTCTTACCAAATATCTTTAacgtttttttaacaaatacaaacaaactgtAATCTGCAATGCCAGTAGACAATATATTTATTGCACAGGTCTTATCgtccaaagatctacttttcaagcaggCAGCCTCCCACAATCGACCCGTCCCTGCATATGTATGCAGACACACATGTGTGCCACCATgaacaacagccataacggaccctaacatgaacgaaactgaaaaataacCAAGTTACAAGACAAGACTGCGTGCCTTAGTGGATGACCCGACACTGATAGGCAGGGACACGCGTTTGTCGTGCGTTAAGTGAAGAAACATCATGATCGTAGCTTGCGTATTGGCGTTTTAAAATGCTACTGCTGGCACTCCAGAACCCCATTCTATGACAATGCCATTGGTGCATTGCAGATCAAACAAACTTGGAATGAGAATTGCACACTTTTAACTGCTAAATTCCTGTGATGCAGGTGaccattttttcaaaaaaaaaagtcactactTTTTTATGGATGTGAAACTGATATAATGCTTAcagtgcagtgtacattaaaacaaaaatagataATATCAAtaacacgtgcgcacacacttttttttttctttccctattTGCCATCACACTCCCCTGGggttgacttgggaccagtccgcggacGACCGCTCGAGCAGGAGCCACTAGTCGTGCACTCCTGTCTAATAGGTTAGACATGTAattttgtaattaaaaatgtaaatttccccagtgtggggaaATAAAGGATATCCAAGACTTACCCAAAAATAAAAGGTGAATGAACCATTATTTAGATGAACGACAATTTATTTACCGACTTCCGTTAGACTTTTTAACTGACTAAACACTTTGCAGTCTTTGAAGCGTTCAATAAGACAGCTTCACAAAATTCTAACAAGTGTGGCGTAAGTATTTGTCATCAAGTTAAAAATGCCAATAACTGTGGCTTTATCACTTCATTTCTTCATGTCTCATCCAACAATGATACGTACACATGTGAACCGCTTTGATTAAGCACTTAAATTATCTGGACACAATATAAGTAATACAATTGACCAAAATAAGGCATTTTGCTCATCATGCAAACCGAAAATTGCACTGTCGACATTCAAATGTCAATTTGTATTCAATGAACTGTTCTTGTGAACAGCTGCTCGTGCGCCATTCCGATCGATGCGTGACACACACGTTAAAAAATAAGATGGCATAATGTCTGCTCAGAGGCATACAATTAATGTACAGCATCATGTTAAATCAACTCCGAAAAAGAAAGCCATCTGCTCCTCCCCCGAGCTTCCTTTAGCATCAATGATGGTCGAGGGGGATCTGTTGCATGAACTAAATGAGAAAAGAGACTAATGGGAAGgttggcggggggagggggggacttgCGCGCAGTCGAGCAGCGATGGGGAACCTTTTAAAAAGTCCTCTGAGGGCCGTGCAAAATTGATGACAACATAATCTCGCATTACATTATGAGCGTTtgtaaattaaacatttttgtcctttttttgcccattttatGGCAGGCGGCATCAAACCCTCCGGAGGTGACATAGAAAGGAAACGTCAACTCACTGGCTTGCATCAGCTGTCCCTGGCGCCCGAACACCTGAGAGAAGGTGGCGTCCTGGCTGCAGCAGGTGAGCGTATCCTCCATGGCGGCTGCGGTGGCTACAAGAGAGCGGGGAGGCACGTCACAGCGGGATGGAGAGCGTGGGGAAGgagggaagaaaggaaggaacgGGGCTTACCTTCCAAAACAACGCCCGCTTCCTACTCGCTGCCGTTGAGGGAGCAGACGCAGCCCCGTTAGCTCGCAGCGATGTGAGCCAGAAGTGCTCGCTGTGCAGATGATGGGAATAAGGAGGGAGGCGGGGAGGCTGGGAGGATGGAGAGAAGTTGTGGGCaaagggaggggctggggaAGGAGGTGTCAGTGGGAAAGTGCCTTCTTGGATGGGGAAGGCATCGACGCTTCAGGTGGCGGGCTCAAGGATGGCAATGAATGCTTTTGCATGATTATTTCATACAGAAGCGGTGTTAAGTTTCACGTTTGTGTCTAAACAACTGGCTACCACAATAAAGTAGTCGTCATGTTTCTCTGGTCTCTTtgtgtaggatttttttttttcctttttaacatCAATTCATAGTTAACGCAGAGCCGGGATTCATTTGTGAATTCTGAATTTGTGAAAGATTGGGCTCAAGATGAAATTAGTGAAGAAAAATCATGTTGCTTTTTCAGTCTTTAGTGACTCAACAGCAAACAGCTCGATGGTGACATCTTTGTACTTCACGTGTTTTAGACAATACAGAGAACTCATTTTGTTGCAAATCGCTGCTGTCTGTATGGTCAGTCAGTCCTCATGTGGTCtgttattgtttaaaatgtgtggAAAATCTCTTGAGCAAATCTACGAACGCCCTTGACACTGTGAGAAGCGCGTTTTACTGTTGCTCCACTACACCTTGCAGCATGTTGCCTCAAGATTGAAAGTGGATGTGAAAAAAGGTTAGATAGACTTGACTTGGCCTGTTTTGGTCAAAACTGACATTCATAATGCTTTATGGGAGAAACCGTTCGCCACGATGATAAATTTGTATGCCGATTTATTTCTACCaactgcaattgtttttttttttttgtaccaccAATggctctttaaccctttcagggacagcggttttataattttataaggttacagggtgcatgtaaGGGTTAACCTTTGAAATAGTGTTTGGGTAGATGTATGTCAGCACAGTTAGTAtttctatccatccacccattttctgatccgcttatcctcacaagggtcggagggcctatccgagctgtcatCGGGGAGTAGGCAGGGAAATACccttgaactggttggcagccagtTGCACATAAGGACACATTAgagttttccattaacctgccatgcatgtttttggaatgtgggaggaaagcggagtacccgaagaaaacccacacaggggcagggggaaaacatgcaaactccacacagaaagccgGAGCGTAAATTGAactttgcacctctgcactgtgtggcggACGTGTTCTGAACTGACCTGGCTGATAAATCCTTCTCAGTCGTGCGGTTCCaaagacttgggggggggggggggggggcgattgagGACgtttccaaaatgtgttttgtatttaatacaGAAGTAGCATCAAGGGATGCTAATTTCCTCTGACTGGaatatgttttaaatttcaTGCAGAGATGGCGTGAAAGAAATCTGGGCAATTGTTTTGATCGACTGTACAACATTTCCACACTATGCCTCCCCTTCATTTCCACACCTTCACTTCACTTCCTCCCCTTCGTGTTCCAAATCCCCTCCATACATTTCAAGGCTCGGCCTGCTGCCAGAAACGTTGGGAGGTTTATCGCCGCCCTCTGATGAGGACTGGGGAGTGgacaaaatataataaaaagagAATGAAGAAGAGCAGAAAAGGTCTGCGAAGAAACTGATTAATTAGTTGAAGTATGTAACGAAAATTGGGTAATGAGTCAAAACAAATCCCACGCTGTGCGCAACCCAAGGAGATCAAAGAACACATGCTGGCGTCAAATTACATCAATATAAAATACTCTCACAGGCCTCAGAGGCTCTGTTAGTTTGGGATACAGTTGGCATGGCAACTTCAGACCAACTTGCCACATTTCCTTTTCTAGTTGTAGagaaggggtggtggtggggggggggggtcgtcatgATTCTCAAGCTTCTACTCCTTGGTTGCAATGCAGGGTGAAACGAGGTGGCCAGCTGCACGGAATTGCATTTCCTTGAAACGAATGAGAGTGCAGCGTTATgccacaaagaaaaatatttcaccatttgacatcacccccccccccccccccccccccctgacacaCACCTGGTGTAACATAAACTACAGTCATAAAGTGCACCGTCGCAGGGCTGGCACATACCGTATGATAATGATATGATATGACATTtttagcatgacgtctctgatccactggtgaaaggacactttgatcctctcttctttcatctataactgcttcagacaaagtgtatgcagaaaagtggtgaagattgcacgactgtctgtgtcctatgtgttgtgttattttgacttcaaaatggcgccgcgagagtggctgcctttccagcagctcctatattttgttgttctacttcttcctttcataactttgctgctgtgaattgggaatttctccattgagagactaataaaggttttcttttcttatcttataacccGGCGATCCCCAACCACTGAGCCCAGCACATTTGGTGCGTTGTTAGAAaaaaagcaccttttgttagtttGGATGCATGTTCAAATATCAAGACAAAATGCTTTTGATTTCAGAATTAATTCTGCTACTACCACCATGAGTTGAATCATCAAAAACATCTTGAATGAAGAGGTATTGTGCTCTCTCACTACTTTGTGGTTCAATTCTTGCGGATTCACTCTATCGCATCTGTTGCAATTTTATCTAACTGTTGTGGCACAATTTCTTGATATGTTCTTGCCTTTTATGTTGGACCGGTCAAAACATTGTTGAATtgaaatttgtttaaaaacgaGACCATCAAAATTTGACCACTTGAGCAAGCGCAAAAGGTTTACCTGCAAAGGTTATATCTAGTGCAGTGCTTCTGAACCTGGGTTCGATGAATCcatctcaggggttcgacagagcctctatcaaaatttaaaaagctCAAGACTTATGTCTAGAATTTATATTTACtttcttctgtttttaataaacgcATCGTTTgtctataatttgtttttttttaaaaagccatttttatttttcacgaaaGAAGGGTCTGATGAATGTGCACATGAACTGGTTggattcggtacctctaacaaggttaagaaccactgacctAGTGCATTTGAAGTTTATGGTGGGATTTGCCCAAAATATCATCATCTCGGTCCATTTTTTAGACTGATGTATGCATCCGCCTTGTTTTTATTCAGGTTGGGGAAAGCAAGTAATACAAGCCTTACCCCCATCTTGTGGTTCAGAACCAGCACCTTACCTACTGCAACACGATGGGTTGCGTTCTAATCAAAGGAAAGCACATGTTCAAGACTTCAATGGAAATAAAAAGCACGCCGTGTACGTCACGAGCAACTTGGCACTCACCAGGCTTTGGAAGCTGACGATGAGATAAACGTGGTGACAGCAAAATCAGGAACTTCGTGTTGCAGCTGCCATGGAAAAGCGACTAAATACTTCATACAAAAACACAGGCAACCCGCAGTTAACTAATTACGCTACACACAAATCCGGATCAACACCATCAACTAGGTGGCAGTATCGTTCCATCATTATCTTGCTTTTCCCTCTTCCATGTCTGTCAAGCATTTTCAAGAGCGAGTACCGTAGTTTTACAATGCAATCGGTAACATGGTTACACTTATGACTGTCAAACATCTGCAATGCTTTTGTCGACATTTCCAATTACCCCCCAGATGGTAAACCTCTGCGTGCATTGATGTAATTTGATATAATTTCTCTCTCCCACAGTAAATTGCTAACTCATCTCCATCCTTACGTTAGTTGTGCAACAGCCATTCGCCACGTACGCATTACGTCATCATTTTAAaggcagtttttgtttgttttataagtgtattttttttaaataaattccaACCAACATTTCATTTGTAGGCACTTTCCAGTCCAATCCGAAGGTCATTGCTtcagttttttcttttgaaaagactggggggaaaaaacaacaaatccaaGGGCACGGCAAGAAACAAATCACTTTTGTTGGGTCAATTATAGCAATATTTTACTTGAGGTCATTCGGGATGTTCATCTTATAACACAACTTTTCCATTATCGCTGCAAGGCAAGACACTTTTTTGATTCATTGTGGAAATATAAATTAGGGTCCATTCATAGTGTTGAATTGACTTTCCCATGTCCATGCTACAAGTGTTTCGAGCGGCGTCTGCATTGTCTGTGCTCGATTCACGGAAAAGTGTTCATTAAAAACGTGTTTGGAGGGACACCGGCATCCGTTTTGTTACGTTAGGTTGGCATGGCTCTCGAAcaacaattacatttaaaaagaagaacACACAAAGAATGTGGGAACAAGAGATACTGTTACACttaatttgtccaaaaatgtttcaacCACGCATTCTGAACATGACAAGTGACCAATttacagcaaaaataaacaaaaacaaaacattgatgaATACATTCCATCGTTCAATTCATGAAGCCAATCTTTTACACATTTTGGCAGTTGATTCTAAAGTGCTGCAAGGACGTTCGAgtgacgtattttttttttatctcaaagAAGGATCGATAGCATGTTAAGTCGGCGATAGGACCACATCAACGTTACAGCCGGAATCGCCCGCTAACGTCAGAGAAACAAACGGATATGAACAGCCACGGTAACAATTTGAGATGTCATCGAGATCTCGACTGGAGGAATTAACAGTTGTCCATCCATACACAGGCACGCGCACACAGAATTCCTGAGGACCAATTGTTGCAGTCAACTGCCGCATTTCATTTCCCCGCACAAATGATAAGCCAATAGAACATTTTTCTACAATAAGACCACCGCTGAAGCTGCAGTGTGACATAagattgcaaaacaaaacaaaatgtataaaTTGAACCCGGCGGCCACTGGAAGAGACTTGGAAATTTGTCATCATCTAGATTATACATTATATTTCAACACATGCATTAGGAAACTCTTAGGGGaaataaaatgtccaaaatgatcttaaaacaACCAAACTGAGTAGTAGTAGTAAGCAAGTTTCCCTAACTGATGCATGATTGCCCTTTGCAATAGATCAGCTTTGACAGAGCCCTAATGTTACTGTTTTGGGTCAAGTAATGACACATTTTATCCAcataattatatatttatatatatatattaactcACTGCCATTTacagtgtgtttttcttttttgcaaggctggctaaaaaacaaacaaacggaggCTCAGTTTAGTTTGTATGACAAGTGGAAGAAAACGAAAACAGTCCGGCAAGGCAGTCCAGTTATCCTCGTGTGGGACAACAAGAGCCCATGTCCCAGGAACCCGTCAAGGTCAACGTGGCTCGCTTACTTCATCGGCATCTCCTGGAAGCACACGCATAGTGGAATGAAAACATTACAATATAACGAGTTGAGCGTACGACGCGCAAGCAGAAAGAAAGCACTGGGACGTCAGGCAGCCGAGAGGACTCTGCATCAAAGCGGCATTTCTGTTTGATAGGTTCGTttctcaactgttttttttttatatatccgatcgtacattccaaaaaataagccAGTAACATTTAGCGTTAGGGTAACACGGCATTATGGAAGTCGAAAGTGGCTTGTTTACAGGGCTGATGCGAGCTTAATATTGCCAGAGGTGTGATTTTGTTCAAGGTCTATTCATCACATTGATACACCTTTACAAGCGCGTGCCATTATGAGTGTGGTCAGCGGCCAAGTTTGAAAATTGCGCTGGTGCACTTTCGCGAGGTTGGTCAGAGTCTCAAGGGGCAAATGAGGGGAGAGGGGCTTCATTTGAATCTTGCAAGCAGTTTTAACACTGCAAAGTCCGCCCTTTACTTGCCACTTTTACTCGCAAATTTAGAGTCACCCACCGGAGCGTCTTTCAGCTCAGGCGCCGGCGCGTCCTCCGATTTGGCCTCGGCAGCGGGGGCTGCCATCTGCGAGCTCCTGGTGACTGGACCGCCGAGCCTTTCCCTCATTCGAAGGGAGAAGCGCTCTTCTTTCTTGGGTTGCGGCGGTGACACCGATTTGGGCTCTGCTAACCTCTTGGGCAACGCTTTGCCCATCCGCTGCATCCTTACAGGTTGCTTTTGTGTCGCGGCGTCACCCGGCGAGTGCGTGGGTGACACCTGAGCCTGGTTCTTGGCTTTTTTTCCGGGGACAGGCGCCGGGTCCGGAGCGGGCCTCTTCTGCATACTTTTGCCTTTAGTGGTCTGCGGTGGTTCGGTTAGCTCCGCCGCACCGGAACTACGAGCTCTCGTTTTTCCGAGGGGTTTTAGTTCCGGCTCCGTTTGTGCCGCTTCACTTTCTTTCTTCCTGGTATTTTtatccgcgccggccacgccgACTTTCCTCTTGTCCTCAAGTGTTTTCTTGCCCTTTTTGGCGGCGGGCTTCATGGGGCAGCTGACGGCCATGTGCTTGCTGAGACTGGCTTGATAAGTAAACTCCCGGCTGCAGTGGGGGCAAACGGTAGTTTGCTCCTCTTCGACTTTAACGGCGGCCTTCTTAGCCGAGGTGGCGGCTTTATTCTTTTGCGAAATGGCCTTCTGGACAAGCTGGTTTTTCTTCTTACTGAGGgcactcatttttgttttgctcaggtCCTGATTAAAATTAAGTCTCTTTGGCTGGCCCATTCTTCGGAAGGCACTCTGGCCCGCTGACGGTGACGCGACCCCATTGGGAGACTTGACTATTTGCTTGAGCGGGACGGGGTTCTTTTTGGGAGTGTAGCGCTTTTTGTCGCTGGCATTGGCGCAGGCCAAAATGTGCTGGTGCAGCTCCGGCATGTTGTCAAAGCTGTTGCCGCACTTGGTGCAGCGGATGGCGGTGGTGAACGTCTGGGGTATGTTGTGTGTGGTGAAGTTGGTCGCGGAGGCCATGGAGCCGGCGTGCGAACGGCTGTGATAGGAAAAGGGGGGAGGCTTGTAACTGGGGTAATGCTGGTTCTGACCCAGTCGGACGTCGGGGCCTTTGGGCTTTCCGCCTTCGGAGGCCATGATCTTTATGGTGGTGTAGAGCTCCTCATTAGGATCCTCCGCGCCGTCATTCGCCGGATCGCCATTCCCGTCCGGCTCTTCCTTTGCAGGCGTCGCGTCATTTTCTTTTGGCCCTTCCTCGGGGGTGTCTCGAGCTGGCGTGGAGACGCCGATTTCTTCTTTGGCTCGGGATGGATCGGTGTAATTTTGCGGCCTGAGTTTACCGCTCTCCACGGAGGTATGTGTGCAGGCGTCATTTGGATGCAGATCGTTTTGGTGCTGTTGCAAATTGCAGAGAAAGGCAAACTCCTTGGAACACGCAGAACACACGAAGATGGTGCCCACCCCGTGCAGCGTGGTCCGGTGGGCGAGAAGGGCGTCCGCGTCGCCAAATAACTGCACGCAGAACTCGCACTTGAAGGGCCAATCCGACGCGTGCTCAGCGATATGCCCGCTGAGCTCCTTCATGGAGTTGAACGGGCTCTCGCACACGTTGCAAACAAAAGTCTTGGAGTAAGTAGAGTTGATTTTTTCGAAAGGCGGAGGTGAAGCGTCAACATTATCCCGAGGCACGTGGTTTGTGACAGAGGGCTCATCTGTGCAATTCTCACGCTCCTCTTTTATCTTTGCAGGTGGAAGGCTTTGCGGAAGCAGCAATGGGACCGGGTCACGTGAcacggggggagaggggggtgtCGGCAAAGACTCCGGCTGGGGCGAGAGAGCAGCCGAGTCTGAGTTTTCAGACTTTGGAGTTCCCGAGTTGAGGTCTCGGTTCGTTGGACCGTTGGGCAGGCTCCCGCTTGCCTCAGTCGGAGAAACGTCTTGTGCAACGGACAGGCCGACTGGAGGAGACTCGGGAGGTGCGGAATGATCGAGGGGATCCCGGAGCGGAGTGTTTGGGGAGTCCAGTGTCTCAGAGTGATGCTGCTCTTCTTCGTCTTTGTCGTCACCGGCGAATACACTCTGCGCTTCTTCCGACGGGAGCTGCGGCGACATCTTTGGAGATAGGACAGGAAGAGGCCGCTGGGCTGAGGAGTCCGCGGGCCGGGAGAGCGGAGAGTTGGCTacggccggcggcgagggcaTGGTGGGGAGCACGGGGGGTGGCGGCGTTGCGGACGTCACACTGGAGGCGCCGGGTGAGGAGGGGTTCATTGTGACGGGGGTTAAGGATGGAGGGGAGGGGTGGTCCGACTCAACATTGGGAGACTGTGGTTGAAAAGCGACGTTGGCGGGCAGCGAGGGTCCCTCGTCTGTCGCTAAGGGCAAACCCACATACTCGTTCATCAACACCTTTTCAAGCATGCTGGTGTTTGGCTTCCTCTTTTTCACTTGCAGCTGCGGCGCCGCGCTTCCCTTCAAGTCCGGGTCGGCAACAGGCTTCCGATGCAAGCTCAGATCAAGCGCGGCATCGTTGAGAACCTTGTTGGGGGTGTCGCTTCTTTTACTGACAGTGTTTGACAGGTCCAATGGTTGTTGATTGCAAGCGGCGCCTCCGTTGCCAGAGGAGCTTTGGGCAGGGTTGCTTCCGTAAGGGTTCAAGGCCGCGGCGTCATCCTTCTCCAACGAGTCGAGGTTGTCCAGTCTCGGCACCTTGAGAGCGTACGAGCTCAAAGCCTCGGCCTTACAAGCCTCCGCTCGAGACGGCGGACTAAGCTGCGACGCCGACGGCGGCGAGGCCGTTCGCCGTTTAAAGCGACCCGAGGGGCCTTGCAACGGCGTGACGGAAAGCGGCGACGCCAGCCTCTGGCTTTCTGTTATGAGCGTGATGGACTTCTGAACGTCTTGTGTCTGGAGGAGCTGCTTGAGCTTCGGGGACAGATAAACAGTTTTCTCCCGTTGAAATCCCGACGAATCCGCCGCTTGCTGGATCAGGCCGCCAACTAGCAAGTTCGGCGAGGACGCCGCCGCGGATGACGACGAGGTAGTGAACGATACCGTTTCCGCCTCGATTTTGAGGCCGGGAACAAGAGGTGGCGTCAGCGTTCTTCTTTTGGACGACGGCGGACAGAAGTTGGACACTTGCTTGACGCTGCCGGCTCGGGCCTCCGCTTTAAGCGCCTGACTAAGCTGACCGGGGCTGATGATGACGGTGTCCAGACCAAACAGGGCAGCCGATCGAGTGTCCACCTCGATGACCTCGCAGCTGCTCACCGTGCCGGTGGACACTATTTTGCCGTCAATGTAGAAACTCAAGTTCTCCGAGATGTTTTGGGATATGTCCACAACGTAATCGTCCCGGTCAGCCTCGTCTTCTGTGTCGGCGCTCGGTAAGTACACGAGGGCGGGGCTGGCGTTGGGCGACGCGTCGGGTCGCGGCGGCTCCGATGCCTCCTGCAGCAGCATGCCTTTCCGCCGAACGCCCTTTGGTAACAAGTGTCGCTCATGTATTCTGCGCTGGTGCCGTCGCATGTTGGTGTGTGTGCCAAACGCTTTGTTACAGTACTTGCAGGGATGAAGCTCTTTGGATGCCCCGCTTTCGTCTAAAATGAACGGAGGGTCGGCTTGAGACCCCGACTCCTTCCTCGGCGCCTCGGCGTAGTGTGCGGGTCCTCCAGTAAGCTGCGACCCCACGGCAGCATGGTGACTCGTAGGGCTGGTGCAGTCGGGACTGGAAATGTCCGTCTGCGCCGCGGGGCTGAGCAGATGAGCGGTTCCGGCCAAGGAGCCGGGCTTCTTCTTGGCGCCGCTCTCGTGTCTCCTCTCGTGGCGCCGCCGACCCACCTGCGATCCAAAGGACTTGCTACAGTACCGACACTTGAAGAGTTGCGTTTGCTGGCCGGTGACGGCGTGAATGTGGATGTGACGCTCCAGACCCTGCCTGGTGGAGAAGTGCCGTTCGCAGTGCGGACAGGGAAACGAATCTCCGTGGGGATCCCCATCGAGCAAGGGGTCGAAGTCGGGATCGGTGTCGGCCTCTTGTTCTTGCCTTTGGGGCGGCGAAGACGGCGACTGGCTTCTTTCCATCTCTCCGAGGGACACGTGGGGCTGCCGCTGGGCTATTTGCTGCTGTGCTTCGACGGAAGCAAGCAAATTATTtgcatcctcttcctcctcctcctcctcttcctcgtttGCCCCATCCATCATGTCGACTGACATGTCCTGCACATCTCTGTGGTCAGTCATTTCTGTGGGCGTGACTTTGGATGGTCCTTGTGTTAACGGCctctcatcctcctccttcacACCTGTCAACAGTCATCACCAATGTCAGGCAAATGAATTGACACCCAGGCTCGTGGATTAGATTTTACAATCGATTTTAAAGGTCACACGCTGATGTAGAAATTGACGGTTCGCTCAGACATATTTATAACTCGGGGGCATGTTCTGCTTTTTTGCATCACTCATTCCACTGAAAAATGTGCTTCAGGCGCTTGCAGCAAAGGCGACAGGAAGGCTGTCGGGTACACATATTCACTATGTCAACAGGCTGAAAGTCAACTCGCCTTCTTCCCCATCCCACATCTCCGCAGATTTGTCTCCACTTGTTTTCTGCGAGTCGGCCCAAACAGCTCTAACAGCTTTCTTCTGCCTGcagacaaaaacatgaaaagctCGACGGTCTCAGAGAACA
The DNA window shown above is from Hippocampus zosterae strain Florida chromosome 9, ASM2543408v3, whole genome shotgun sequence and carries:
- the prdm2b gene encoding PR domain zinc finger protein 2 isoform X1, whose translation is MLREARRLARDTSVHGSRWQKKAVRAVWADSQKTSGDKSAEMWDGEEGVKEEDERPLTQGPSKVTPTEMTDHRDVQDMSVDMMDGANEEEEEEEEEDANNLLASVEAQQQIAQRQPHVSLGEMERSQSPSSPPQRQEQEADTDPDFDPLLDGDPHGDSFPCPHCERHFSTRQGLERHIHIHAVTGQQTQLFKCRYCSKSFGSQVGRRRHERRHESGAKKKPGSLAGTAHLLSPAAQTDISSPDCTSPTSHHAAVGSQLTGGPAHYAEAPRKESGSQADPPFILDESGASKELHPCKYCNKAFGTHTNMRRHQRRIHERHLLPKGVRRKGMLLQEASEPPRPDASPNASPALVYLPSADTEDEADRDDYVVDISQNISENLSFYIDGKIVSTGTVSSCEVIEVDTRSAALFGLDTVIISPGQLSQALKAEARAGSVKQVSNFCPPSSKRRTLTPPLVPGLKIEAETVSFTTSSSSAAASSPNLLVGGLIQQAADSSGFQREKTVYLSPKLKQLLQTQDVQKSITLITESQRLASPLSVTPLQGPSGRFKRRTASPPSASQLSPPSRAEACKAEALSSYALKVPRLDNLDSLEKDDAAALNPYGSNPAQSSSGNGGAACNQQPLDLSNTVSKRSDTPNKVLNDAALDLSLHRKPVADPDLKGSAAPQLQVKKRKPNTSMLEKVLMNEYVGLPLATDEGPSLPANVAFQPQSPNVESDHPSPPSLTPVTMNPSSPGASSVTSATPPPPVLPTMPSPPAVANSPLSRPADSSAQRPLPVLSPKMSPQLPSEEAQSVFAGDDKDEEEQHHSETLDSPNTPLRDPLDHSAPPESPPVGLSVAQDVSPTEASGSLPNGPTNRDLNSGTPKSENSDSAALSPQPESLPTPPSPPVSRDPVPLLLPQSLPPAKIKEERENCTDEPSVTNHVPRDNVDASPPPFEKINSTYSKTFVCNVCESPFNSMKELSGHIAEHASDWPFKCEFCVQLFGDADALLAHRTTLHGVGTIFVCSACSKEFAFLCNLQQHQNDLHPNDACTHTSVESGKLRPQNYTDPSRAKEEIGVSTPARDTPEEGPKENDATPAKEEPDGNGDPANDGAEDPNEELYTTIKIMASEGGKPKGPDVRLGQNQHYPSYKPPPFSYHSRSHAGSMASATNFTTHNIPQTFTTAIRCTKCGNSFDNMPELHQHILACANASDKKRYTPKKNPVPLKQIVKSPNGVASPSAGQSAFRRMGQPKRLNFNQDLSKTKMSALSKKKNQLVQKAISQKNKAATSAKKAAVKVEEEQTTVCPHCSREFTYQASLSKHMAVSCPMKPAAKKGKKTLEDKRKVGVAGADKNTRKKESEAAQTEPELKPLGKTRARSSGAAELTEPPQTTKGKSMQKRPAPDPAPVPGKKAKNQAQVSPTHSPGDAATQKQPVRMQRMGKALPKRLAEPKSVSPPQPKKEERFSLRMRERLGGPVTRSSQMAAPAAEAKSEDAPAPELKDAPEMPMK